Proteins encoded together in one candidate division KSB1 bacterium window:
- a CDS encoding DUF4332 domain-containing protein, whose product MASYKITEIEGIGDVYAKKLEPLGIKTVADLLEKGASRKGRKELAEATGIDESLILKWVNAADLFRVRGIGSEYSQLLEKAGVDTVKELKNRKAENLHATLVEINEKHKLVRQLPGLSQVQAWIEAAKELEPMVTH is encoded by the coding sequence ATGGCGAGCTACAAAATTACGGAAATTGAGGGCATCGGAGATGTTTATGCAAAGAAACTGGAACCTCTGGGGATCAAAACCGTTGCCGATTTATTAGAGAAAGGCGCTAGTCGCAAGGGCCGGAAAGAATTGGCTGAGGCAACAGGGATCGATGAATCGCTGATTCTCAAATGGGTGAATGCTGCGGATCTATTTCGGGTTAGGGGCATTGGTAGCGAATATTCACAATTGCTCGAAAAAGCTGGTGTTGATACTGTGAAGGAGCTGAAAAATCGCAAAGCAGAAAACCTGCATGCAACCTTAGTTGAAATCAACGAGAAGCATAAACTTGTGCGTCAACTCCCCGGGCTGAGCCAGGTCCAAGCCTGGATCGAAGCTGCCAAAGAGTTGGAGCCGATGGTGACGCATTAA